The Flavobacteriales bacterium nucleotide sequence ATGGCGAATAACATCCTTTTCGTCGAGCTTTAAGATCGCGATCCCATCTACATCGTGCAGAATATTCAAGGCCTCTAACAGGCCTGAACGTTGATTGCGCGGCAGGTCGATCTGCGAAGCGTCACCCGTAATGATGAAGCGGGCCGATTTCCCCATCCGCGTCAAAAACATCTTCATCTGCGCGTGGGTGGTATTTTGCGCCTCGTCCAAGATCACAAAGGCATTATCGAGCGTACGTCCACGCATGAAGGCCAATGGAGCGATCTCCACCACGTGGTTCTCGATGAAATACTGGAGCTTTTCATTCGGTATCATATCGCGCAGCGCATCGTACAGCGGCTGCAAGTAAGGATCGAGCTTCTCTTTGAGGTCGCCCGGCAAAAAACCGAGGTTTTCTCCGGCCTCAATGGCCGGACGCGTGAGTACGATCCTCCTTACCTCTTTGCGTCGAAGTGCTCGAACCGCCAGGGCTACTGCCGTGTAGGTCTTTCCCGTTCCGGCCGGACCGATCGCAAACACCAGATCGTTCTTCTCAGAGAGCTTCACCATCTTGCGCTGGTTGGCCGTACGGGCCTTGATCATACGTCCATTAGTACCGTGCAACAGCACATCGCCCCCTTCATCACCTAATTCCTGCGCATCCTCGACCATCAATCGCTCAATGTTTCCTTCGGTTAGCTGATTGTATTTGTTCAGATGCTCCATGAGCAAGTTGAACTTGATCTCGAATTGATCAATGTGGTCATCGGGCCCGATAACCGTGATCGAGTTTCCTCGAGCAACGAGTTTCAGTTGCGGAAAATAAGTTTTGACCAGCGAGAGTTTCTTGTTCTGAGCCCCTAAAAAATCGAGGGGATCAACGTTCTCTAAAGGGAATATGCGTTCGCTCAAATTGGTTACTTTTGGGGCACGCAAATTACGGAACTTTCTCCTACTAAACAGGCGATCTGCGCACCCATGGCCATCATAACGCTTACCACGGATTACGGAACTAAAGACTACCACGCCTCGGCGGTCAAAGGCTCCATTCTCCGCGAATTGCCCGATGCCACTATCGTGGACGTTACACACGAGATAAGGCCCTTTAACCTCAGCGAGGCCGCCTACATTTTGCGCAACGCCTACAAGGATTTTCCCAAGGGCACCATTCACATCATCGGTATCGATTCAGAACTCACCGAAGACAAACCCCATTTAGCCGTAGAAGTTGACGGCCACTATTTCATCGGTGCCGACACCGGTATCTTTGCATTGTTGTTTCCCGACTTGCGGCCTTCGGCTATCATTGAGCTCAATATCGCGCAGGAATCGGACAGCTACAGTTTCCCGGCTCGCGACGTATTCGTGAAAGGGGCGTGTCACCTCGCGAGGGGCGGAAATATCTCCCTGCTCGGATCGGCCCGCAGGGCCTTTGTGGAGCGTAAGAGTATTCAGCCCAGCGCCTCGAGCAACGGAAAAGAGATCACCGCGGCGGTGGTGTACATCGACCATTTCGGGAATGTGGTCACCAACGTAACCCGACAGTTCTTTAAGGACGTGGGTAAAGGGCGCGATTTCAAGATCCACTTGCCGCGCATGCGCCACAGCAAAGAGACCATCAAAGTGCTCCGAAAGTGCTACAGCGAAATGGGCGAAGGTCAGGCCCTGGCATTGTTCAACTCGGCCGGACACTTGGAGATCGCGATCGCCAAAAGCGACCTTCAAACCGTTGGTGGCGCTAGTAGTTTGCTGGGCATCGGCTATGGAGAAACCATCAAAATCACCTTCGAATGATCATCCGTATCGTCAAGATGACCTTCCGGCCGCAGGCCGTTACCGAATTTTTACACATCTTTGAGCAAAGTAAAGAGCACATTCGCGGCTTCGAAGGGTGCGAACGACTCGAGCTTCTGCAGCACGCTGAACAAGAGCACGTTTTTTTCACTTACTCTTGGTGGCAGCACCCCGATCACCTCGAAGCCTACCGACATTCGGAGCTCTTTAAAGAAGTTTGGGGAAACACGAAGGCATTGTTCGGCGATAAGCCGGAGGCGTGGAGTTTGACGAAAAAAGTAGAGTTGTAATGTGGAGACTCTTCCGCAAGGAGATCAGCAGTTTTTTGAGTTCGATCATCGGATACCTGGTGATCCTGGTGTTCTTATTGATCACCTCGCTATTTCTGTGGGTGTTCGACGGCGAATTCAATATCCTCAACGCCGGGTACGCCTTACTGGACCCGCTGTTCATCATTGCCCCCTTTGTATTTCTGTTCCTGATCCCGGCCATCACCATGCGCATGTTCGCCGACGAGCACAAGGCCGGAACCATGGAGCTCCTGGCCACGCGCCCCATCAGCGATGTGGGCATCGTACTGGCAAAATTCCTCGCCGGCTGGACCCTCGTAGCCCTGGCCCTGCTCCCTACCCTATTGTATTACTACACCGTGCACTCCCTCGGCGCCCCGGTCGGAAACATCGACAGCGGCGGCACCATCGGTTCGTACATCGGCCTATTGCTATTGGCCGGCGCCTACGTGAGCATTGGCCTCTTTGCGTCGAGCCTCACCAGCAACCAGATCGTGTCGTTCATCATTGCCCTGTTCCTAAGCTTTCTGCTGTACTTGGGCCTCGATAACCTGGCTTCGTGGTCACTGTTCGGGTCGTTCGACTACCTCATTCAGCAGCTCGGCATGAGCAACCACTACGTCAGCATGAGCCGCGGGGTAATTGATTCGCGCGACGTCCTTTATTTCTTTTCTATAATGGCGGCCTTCGCGGCCGGATGTGTAACTGTACTCCAAAGCAGAAAATGGTGAAAAAGCGGAACCACATACTTCGGCTCGTCCTGCTCCTCGTCATTTTGGTGCTGCTCAACGTGTTGGGCTCGTTCCGGTATTTTCGGCTCGATCTGACCGCTGAAGGGCGTTACACACTTAGCGACCCAACCAAAGAGGTCCTCGATCAGCTCGATGACAAGGTCCTTTTCCGGGTTTACCTGGAAGGGGAATTCCCGGCCGGATTCCGCCGATTGAGTAACGAAACCAAGCGCATGCTGCGCGAGTTCCACGCGTATTCCGATTACATCGAATTCGAGTTCGTAGACCCCGGCGCGGGCGAAAGTGAAGAAGAGCGCCAACAGCTCTACCGCCAACTCAGCGACAAGGGCATTGAAGGCACACAGCTGCAAATGAAGGAGGGCGATCAACGCAGCTCACAGATCATTTTTCCGGGCGGAGTAGTATACTACATGGGTCGTGAAGGCGTATTTACCTTGCTGAAGAGTCAGGCCGGGGCGAGTCCTGAGGCGCAACTCAACACTTCGGTACAGGCACTTGAGTTCGAGCTCGCCAATGCTTTGCGGAAACTTCAGATCAATGACCGCAAAGGCATTGGCTTCGTCGAAGGGCACGGTGAGCTCAGCGATGTTCAGACGGAGGGAATCGCCCGCGTCCTCAAAGAAGCCTACGACATGGCTCGCCTCGATTTGCGCGCCTTTGTCGTCGATAGCGTAACCGGACAAATCAGCATCGCCGAAAAGCAAGAACAGCTCAATCGGTTCGATCTGCTCGTAATCGCCAAGCCACGTGAGAAGTACGCCGATCTCGACAAGTACCTCATCGATCAATACATCATGCAAGGGGGTAAGGTTATTTGGCTTATCGACCGAGTATTCGCCGATATGGATTCTCTGGCCACCAAAAGCCAGGCACTCTCCTACCCGCTCGATCTAAACCTCGACGATATACTGTTCCGATATGGCGTTCGACTGAACGACCAGCTGGTGCAAGATGCCTTGTGTGCCGAAATCCCCGTGGTGGTGAATCTGGTGAATGGCGTTCCACAGTACGAGTTCTTCCCGTGGCTGTATTTCCCGTTGGCCATGCCGTATCAGGATCACCCGATCGTATCGAACATCAATCCGGTCAAATTCGAATTCCCCTCGAG carries:
- a CDS encoding antibiotic biosynthesis monooxygenase, which encodes MIIRIVKMTFRPQAVTEFLHIFEQSKEHIRGFEGCERLELLQHAEQEHVFFTYSWWQHPDHLEAYRHSELFKEVWGNTKALFGDKPEAWSLTKKVEL
- a CDS encoding PhoH family protein produces the protein MSERIFPLENVDPLDFLGAQNKKLSLVKTYFPQLKLVARGNSITVIGPDDHIDQFEIKFNLLMEHLNKYNQLTEGNIERLMVEDAQELGDEGGDVLLHGTNGRMIKARTANQRKMVKLSEKNDLVFAIGPAGTGKTYTAVALAVRALRRKEVRRIVLTRPAIEAGENLGFLPGDLKEKLDPYLQPLYDALRDMIPNEKLQYFIENHVVEIAPLAFMRGRTLDNAFVILDEAQNTTHAQMKMFLTRMGKSARFIITGDASQIDLPRNQRSGLLEALNILHDVDGIAILKLDEKDVIRHRLVKRVIKAYEMQEQKEKEQNS
- the gldG gene encoding gliding motility-associated ABC transporter substrate-binding protein GldG — encoded protein: MKKRNHILRLVLLLVILVLLNVLGSFRYFRLDLTAEGRYTLSDPTKEVLDQLDDKVLFRVYLEGEFPAGFRRLSNETKRMLREFHAYSDYIEFEFVDPGAGESEEERQQLYRQLSDKGIEGTQLQMKEGDQRSSQIIFPGGVVYYMGREGVFTLLKSQAGASPEAQLNTSVQALEFELANALRKLQINDRKGIGFVEGHGELSDVQTEGIARVLKEAYDMARLDLRAFVVDSVTGQISIAEKQEQLNRFDLLVIAKPREKYADLDKYLIDQYIMQGGKVIWLIDRVFADMDSLATKSQALSYPLDLNLDDILFRYGVRLNDQLVQDALCAEIPVVVNLVNGVPQYEFFPWLYFPLAMPYQDHPIVSNINPVKFEFPSSIDTIVTPGVKKTVLLTSSPYTKVSQVPTNISLSTLNEQPQPEEFTQQFLPMAVLLAGTFTSNFKNRLQPRDGNGEQLSLIEESEPTAQIVIADGDVVRNQFQRGEALRLGYDKFTGNQYGNEDFILNAVDYLLDDSGLTAVRSRELKLRLLDAAKLQGNRTYWKTLNTALPLVLVVLIGILLNYWRRRKYAK
- the gldF gene encoding gliding motility-associated ABC transporter permease subunit GldF, with translation MWRLFRKEISSFLSSIIGYLVILVFLLITSLFLWVFDGEFNILNAGYALLDPLFIIAPFVFLFLIPAITMRMFADEHKAGTMELLATRPISDVGIVLAKFLAGWTLVALALLPTLLYYYTVHSLGAPVGNIDSGGTIGSYIGLLLLAGAYVSIGLFASSLTSNQIVSFIIALFLSFLLYLGLDNLASWSLFGSFDYLIQQLGMSNHYVSMSRGVIDSRDVLYFFSIMAAFAAGCVTVLQSRKW
- a CDS encoding SAM-dependent chlorinase/fluorinase; this encodes MAIITLTTDYGTKDYHASAVKGSILRELPDATIVDVTHEIRPFNLSEAAYILRNAYKDFPKGTIHIIGIDSELTEDKPHLAVEVDGHYFIGADTGIFALLFPDLRPSAIIELNIAQESDSYSFPARDVFVKGACHLARGGNISLLGSARRAFVERKSIQPSASSNGKEITAAVVYIDHFGNVVTNVTRQFFKDVGKGRDFKIHLPRMRHSKETIKVLRKCYSEMGEGQALALFNSAGHLEIAIAKSDLQTVGGASSLLGIGYGETIKITFE